The Phycisphaeraceae bacterium genome contains the following window.
CTGCTGGACTCGGCTCCGGGCACTCCGAAGACAGTAGCGTGATCGCCGCATCGCCGTCAGCGGGGAGCCGGCGCTGTACCCTTCACCTCATGCCGATGCTCGTGCTCCCACGCCGTTGGACCCTCGCACGCCTCGCCGGGGCCGTTGCTCTTCTGTCGACCACATCACTGGTGATGGCACTCCAGGGCGCAGCGCCGGGAACTCCCCCGGCGGGAGGCTCGCCCGGCGCAGGCTCTTCGTCGCCGCGCCAGTCTGATGCGCCGCGCGCTCCGAGAAGTGAGTCGGGGCCCGGGGAGAAGCGCGGCGCAGGCGTGCGCTACGGGATTGAGAAGCCGCTGCCGCGTCGAGAGGGGACCATCAGGATCGCCTCGTTCAATGTCGAGAACCTCTTCGACGATGTCGACGATCCGACGCTTTCAGGCGAGTTCGACGACATCAAGATGGCCACCCCTGATGATCGCTGTCAGGCGATCGCTGCAGCAATCCGTGCCATCGACGCGGACATCCTCTGTCTCCAGGAGGTCGAGAGCCTCGATGCGTTGCGATGGTTCCGGGATCGCTACCTCGCAGAGATGGGCTACGAGCACATGGCGTCCGAAGATGTCGGCTACTTCCGTGGTATCGAGCAGAGCATTCTGAGCCGCTTTCCCATCGTGCGTCACAAGGTGTGGCCCGACCTCGATCTCCAGCCGACGCTCGGGCAGCGTGTCGGTGAGGGATGGAGCGATCCCGAGGAAGACCAGGGGCAGAAGTTCCAGCGCAGCCCTCTCTTTGCTCAGGTGCAGATCGCCGATGGCGGAGTGCTCGAGTTCTTTGTGGTGCATCACAAGGCGGGCGGGCGGAACTTCCGCTTCCATCGGGAGGCGGAGGCGCTCGCCATCATCGGCCTCGTGCGCGAGCGGCTGGCCGAGGAACCACAGGCCCGACTTGCAGTGCTGGGCGACTTCAACGCGGGACCTCGGGAGAAGAGCCTCGAGATCTACCTCGATCCTCAGTTCGGAGGGCTCTTCAACGCGTGGGAGGAGCGACATGATCGCAACCTGCCGCGCGAGGCCTACCTGACCCACTCGAGCGGCCGAGTCATCGACTACATCCTGCTCAGTCCCGCCATGCGAGAGTCGATGGTCCCACGCAGCTTCTTCGTGCTCGCCACGCTCGCTCCTCCCGATGGGTGGGATTGGCGCAGCGATCCTCATCCGCCCGGGTATGCAAGCGATCATCGTCCACTGGTGATTGATGTCGTGCCGAAGGGCGATCCCGCCGCGCCGAGGCCGGGGCCGACGGCCCTCTGGGGTCTTGCGCCAGATTCGCCCGCCGCGGGATCGGCGACACCATCGCCGTCGCCAACTCCCGGCCCCGCAAGTGGACCGCGTGCGCCAAATGAGACTCCAGCGACGCCCCCGGCAGCGACTGCGCCAAACGCGCCCTGACCTCGCGTGACCGCATGCACGCGGAGCGCCGACAGCACGCGCCCCCTTCGCGCGATCAATGCGTTCTGCATCTCGCGGCTGGCACCGATCGTGAATGCGTCGGTGGGATCACGCCGGCGCTGAAGTGAGCCGGATGACTTCAGCGACATCCTTGTCGCCGCGCCCGGAGAGATTGATCAGCACATGCGCGTCGCGCGGGAGTGACCGCGCCAGCTCGATGGCCCCGTGCACCGCATGAGCGGTCTCGAGCGCGGGGATGATGCCCTCGAGGCGCGCAAGCAGATCGAACGCCGCGAGCGCTTCGCGATCGGTTGCCACGGTGTAGCGCACGCGGCCCGAATCGCGCCAGAAGCTGTGCTCCGGTCCGACGCCGGGATAGTCGAGACCGGCGGAGCAACTGTGCACATCGGCCGTCTGTCCGAAGGAGTCCTGAAGCACATAGCTGAACGAGCCGTGCAGCACGCCGGGGGAACCGAATGAGAGCGGTGCGGCGTGGGCTCCGGGAGTCGCCCCATGGCCACCCGCCTCCACGCCGACAAGGGCAACCTCGAGGTCGCGGGCGAAGGGATAGAAGATGCCGGCCGCGTTCGAACCTCCGCCCACACAAGCGACAACGGCGTTCGGAAGTCGCCCGAGTCGATCGATGCACTGCGCGCGTGCTTCCCGGCCGATCACGCTCTGGAAGTCTCGCACGATCGTCGGAAAGGGATGGGGGCCCACGACCGAACCGAGGATGTAGTGCGTCTTCCCGACCGACGCCATCCAGTCGCGCATCGCCTCATTCGTCGCGTCCTTGAGCGTGCGGCTTCCCGTGGTGACTTCGACGACCTTCGCGCCGAGCATGCGCATCCGGTGGACATTGAGCGCCTGGCGTCGAACATCCTCGGCGCCCATGTAGATCTCACACGCCATGCCGAATCGGGCGCAGGCCGTGGCCGTCGCCACTCCATGCTGGCCGGCGCCGGTCTCCGCGATGATGCGACTCTTGCCCATGCGCCGAGCGAGCAGCACCTGGCCGATCGTGTTGTTGATCTTGTGCGCCCCGGTGTGAGCCAGATCCTCGCGCTTGAGCCAGATCCTCGCGCCACCCGCGTGGGCCGAAAGGCGATCCGCGGGAGCCAGAGGCGTCGGGCGCCCGACGAAGTCGCGTTGAAGCTCCTCGAGTTCCTTCTGGAACGCGGGGTCTTCAGAAGCCGTCGCATAGGCGGCTTCAAGTTCCTCAAGCGCCGGCATGAGCGTTTCGGGCACATAGCGGCCGCCGAAGCGGCCGAAGCGACCGGAAGTCGACTCAGGAGCGGACCGTGGGGCAGATGAAACGGGTTGCACGGATGAAGTCCTCAAGAGGCTCGACGATCAGCGTTCGCGACCAGTCGGTTCACGCGAACCACCCACGCGCGGGGCGTCCGACGGGCCGGGCGGCTGCCCCGGAACTCCGGATGGTGGGAGTGGACCCGACGCTTCCGCTGCCATCGCCACGGTCGCGCGGTTGCGGCGCATGAGTGCGCCCCACGGACCCGAAAGCGCATAGAGCACGAACGCAATCGCCATGGTCACCTGGAGCCACAGGATGGCCGCCACGAGCGGAACAACCAGCAACACGATGAAACGGAAGCTCCGCCGCCCGCGCAGATAGCGGTTGACGACATGCGCGTAGCGGATGCGGCTCACCATCGCTCCTGCACAGAGGATGGTGACCAGCGGAATGAAGAGGCTCGAGGCCCTTGCAAATCCCGGCGGGGCCACTTCCGCAAAGGTCTTCACCAGCAGGTGCTGATGAAGCACGATGAGGCTCGCCACCGTGCCGCCGGCTCCGGGTGAAGGCAATCCTCGGAAGGAGCGGTGATCTTCCTCGGCCACGCCGGGTGTCTCAATGTTGAATCGCGCAAGGCGCAGCGCCGCGCAGCTCACATAGATCGCGGCAATCGCCCAGATGATCTTGCCATAGGTGCTGTCGGCGTCGGGGCCCAGAATGCTCGGAGCGCCGCCCATCGTCTCGGTCCACCCCGGACCGTAGTAGTGGCTGACGAGCCGCATCATCATGTAGGCGGGCGCGACCCCGAAGCTCACGATGTCGGCGAGCGAATCGAGCTGCGCTCCGAAGTCGCTGGCTGAGCGGGTCAGTCGCGCGACCGTGCCATCGAGCGCATCAAAGAACATCGCGAGGAAGATCATGGCGCCCGCGACCGTGAGTGTGCTCCAGCCGAAGAGCTGGCTCGGTCCGATCGGAAGGGCGGCATAGTGAATCGCCGCGAATCCGCAGAGGAGGTTCCCGAGTGTCAGCAGCGTGGGCGCCACGGAGAGTGGCGGGACGCGCCGGAAGCGTCGCCGGCGAACCCGCTCGCGCCATGGGGGTGGACGGACGACCCGCGTCATGGTCGAGCGACCTCCTCGCTCCCGGGCATCGGAACAAGCCACTCGGGCAGCCGTGCGATGAAGAGGTGCACGGGCGTTCGCCGCTGGAGCGGCCGCCCCTCGATCTCGGGCAACTCCTCGACGGGCATAAGGAGTGCGCCGAGGGTGACGGGGGGATCCACTTCAGGACCGGTCGTGCGCGCCATCGGAGGTGGCGGCGGTTCGGGGGCGAGGATCAGCGACCACCCCTGATCGAGCACGACGGAGAGCCCGGCATCGGGAAAGGGCGTGCCGCGAAGTCGGGAGCGTGGAGCAAGCGAAGAGATCATCGCCGTCGATGAGCCATCCTGACCGACGGAGTGGGGGATCATCTCGAGCCAGAAGAGGCCGCCATCCTCCATCGGCACCGTCCAGCCGCGCACCGCCAGTCGAAGCGAGGTTCCAGCCAGGGGCTGCACGCGATCGCCCGTGTAGATCGCTGCGCCGGGGCGCGGAGTCGCGCGGAGCAGTTCGCGCCACTCCGGGATCTGGCCGTGCCAGTTCCTGACATCGGAGAGAGTGCCGCCGAGCTCCGCCAGCAATGACGGCAGGCTCTCGGTTGGAACTTCGGCGACAACGAAGCCGTTCCGGCGAAGTCGATCGATCGTTTCGGGTGGAAGAGTGCCGCCGCGACCGTGCTCGGAGAGGACACCCGCCACATGCGTGGCATCGGCGGGGGCCATCCAATGCACCACTTCGAGACCATTGTCACCACCTCGCACGCGCGTGGTCGAGAGATCGTCGGCGCGAGCGAAGGGCACCGGGGCGATGACCACGCGCTCCGGCTCCTCGCATCCGGGCGATGCCATCAGCACGGCCGCCATGCCGAGCATGACCACGACCGCACCAGATTGGAATGATCGACTCATGGCCAATGGACATGCTCCTCGGGCAACTCATTGATGCGATCGATGAGCTTCCGAACCAGACCGTAGGCGCGCTTCGTGTGGTGGAAGACGAGTCGCGGCAATTGCGGGAACTCATCCTCCTGCTCGAGCGGGCCCTGTTGTGTCATGGCGCCGCTGCGAACGAGTGCCTTGAACTCATGGTCGAGTTGGAGCACCTGGGCGCTGCTCAACGGACGCTTCATTCGAATGACGAGATGCTCATCGACATAGCGGCTCGAGTGATAGCGTCGGTAGAAGCGCAGGATCCTGTCGACGGCATCGAGCGGCGACTGCGCCACCTGATAGAGGCCGGGGTCCTCGGGACTGATCCACCCCTGCTGGAGCAGGTTGTCGACGCAGCCATGCTCCCAGCGCGGCCAGTAGCCGAGCGGTGCGCCATCCGCTCCAGCGCCCTCGACGAGCACGATCGGCACGATCGGGCTCTTCCCCGTCTGGACCAGCGTGAGCACCTCGAAGATCTCATCCATGGTGCCGAAGCCGCCGGGGAAGACCGCAACGGCGTCGGAGTGGCTCACGAACATCAGCTTGCGCGTGAAGAAGTAGCGGAAGTCGAGAAGCTTCGGATCGCCCTGGATGAACTCATTGGCGTTCGTCTCAAAGGGAAGCCGGATGGAGAGTCCGAAGCTCGCCTCTCGCTGCGGTCCCTCATGACCGGCTCGCATGATGCCGTCGCCAGCGCCGGTGATGGCCATCCACCCCTCGGCGGCGATCGCCGCGCCGAAGTCGCGCGCGGCGACATAGTCGGGATGATCCGGCGGCGTGCGGGCGGAGCCGAAGATGCTGACCTTGCGCACGCCCCGATATCGATTGAACACCTGGTAGGCGCTGCGCATCTCGCGCACGGCGAGCGAGATCAGTCGCAACTGCGCGATGTCGAAGCCCTCGTTCACCAGGCGAAGCGTGGTGCGCACGAGATCGGAAGCCAGCGCGCGGCGGTGGCCGAGAGAACCGGCGTCGCGTCCGGCGCCGCGAGTTGACTCACGGACGA
Protein-coding sequences here:
- a CDS encoding endonuclease/exonuclease/phosphatase family protein, which produces MPMLVLPRRWTLARLAGAVALLSTTSLVMALQGAAPGTPPAGGSPGAGSSSPRQSDAPRAPRSESGPGEKRGAGVRYGIEKPLPRREGTIRIASFNVENLFDDVDDPTLSGEFDDIKMATPDDRCQAIAAAIRAIDADILCLQEVESLDALRWFRDRYLAEMGYEHMASEDVGYFRGIEQSILSRFPIVRHKVWPDLDLQPTLGQRVGEGWSDPEEDQGQKFQRSPLFAQVQIADGGVLEFFVVHHKAGGRNFRFHREAEALAIIGLVRERLAEEPQARLAVLGDFNAGPREKSLEIYLDPQFGGLFNAWEERHDRNLPREAYLTHSSGRVIDYILLSPAMRESMVPRSFFVLATLAPPDGWDWRSDPHPPGYASDHRPLVIDVVPKGDPAAPRPGPTALWGLAPDSPAAGSATPSPSPTPGPASGPRAPNETPATPPAATAPNAP
- the trpB gene encoding tryptophan synthase subunit beta, with amino-acid sequence MPALEELEAAYATASEDPAFQKELEELQRDFVGRPTPLAPADRLSAHAGGARIWLKREDLAHTGAHKINNTIGQVLLARRMGKSRIIAETGAGQHGVATATACARFGMACEIYMGAEDVRRQALNVHRMRMLGAKVVEVTTGSRTLKDATNEAMRDWMASVGKTHYILGSVVGPHPFPTIVRDFQSVIGREARAQCIDRLGRLPNAVVACVGGGSNAAGIFYPFARDLEVALVGVEAGGHGATPGAHAAPLSFGSPGVLHGSFSYVLQDSFGQTADVHSCSAGLDYPGVGPEHSFWRDSGRVRYTVATDREALAAFDLLARLEGIIPALETAHAVHGAIELARSLPRDAHVLINLSGRGDKDVAEVIRLTSAPA
- a CDS encoding phosphatidylcholine/phosphatidylserine synthase; this encodes MTRVVRPPPWRERVRRRRFRRVPPLSVAPTLLTLGNLLCGFAAIHYAALPIGPSQLFGWSTLTVAGAMIFLAMFFDALDGTVARLTRSASDFGAQLDSLADIVSFGVAPAYMMMRLVSHYYGPGWTETMGGAPSILGPDADSTYGKIIWAIAAIYVSCAALRLARFNIETPGVAEEDHRSFRGLPSPGAGGTVASLIVLHQHLLVKTFAEVAPPGFARASSLFIPLVTILCAGAMVSRIRYAHVVNRYLRGRRSFRFIVLLVVPLVAAILWLQVTMAIAFVLYALSGPWGALMRRNRATVAMAAEASGPLPPSGVPGQPPGPSDAPRVGGSREPTGRER
- a CDS encoding LOG family protein; the protein is MTHPSPQERALRDAIASFVRESTRGAGRDAGSLGHRRALASDLVRTTLRLVNEGFDIAQLRLISLAVREMRSAYQVFNRYRGVRKVSIFGSARTPPDHPDYVAARDFGAAIAAEGWMAITGAGDGIMRAGHEGPQREASFGLSIRLPFETNANEFIQGDPKLLDFRYFFTRKLMFVSHSDAVAVFPGGFGTMDEIFEVLTLVQTGKSPIVPIVLVEGAGADGAPLGYWPRWEHGCVDNLLQQGWISPEDPGLYQVAQSPLDAVDRILRFYRRYHSSRYVDEHLVIRMKRPLSSAQVLQLDHEFKALVRSGAMTQQGPLEQEDEFPQLPRLVFHHTKRAYGLVRKLIDRINELPEEHVHWP